CTTTTTCCCTTTTTGTTCAGCATCCGTAGCCATATTTGTCACAAACAAACCTAATGCACATTCAATCTCTCTTTTTACATCTTTATATGATAAAAGAGGCTTTTCCGCAAAATAACTTAGTTCCAATTTTTTTACATTAAAATCCTTTGCTTCTTTAGAAAAAAACATTTTTCCACCATCGTTCCAATTATAGCGAGCAATAACATAGGCATTATCACCTATCACCATTACAAGAGTATATAGATATGAAAAATCTGTTATTTTACCTTTTGGTATTGTACAACGAGTACTACACAAACAATAATCAATTATCTCAACTAATGCACTTTTTCCTGTCTTAGATTCGCCAGTGATTATATTTACTCCTTGCTTAAGTGGAACACCCTTTTTTCACCATTTTCATTAAATATAATTATGCTTTTTATATAACTTTTCATTTTGTATCAACTCCTAAAAAGAAAGATAGATGATCTTCAGTGGTTTTGGAAAATACAACTCCAAGGTAAAATGCACATTTAATCCATTCTTTGATTGTCCCCTGAAAATCTTTGTAATTAATATTCTTAATAAGCACAATCTTATGATTGCTAATAGTTATTTTTTGTTCAGAAGATAATATAATAATTGCTTCCTTACAATATGGTTTAAGTGAATTATATCTTTCTACATAGCCTGATAATCGTGTTCTTCCAGAAATCTTGTTTTCATTAATAGTTTGAGGAGATTGGAATAATGTATCTATTCGACTTCTTTTATTTGCATTCACTAATTTTTCTCGCGATTCAGCATAAAGCAAAATAGGAATTGCCATAAACGGTAATTTTATCTCACAAGGATTTTCATAACCAGAAAGAAAACTCTGCATTAGTAATGAATAAAAATGAGGATTCAGTGAAAGCCTTTTTATATTATTTATGCTCATTCTTTTCTTCACCTACCTTCCATTTAAAATTCGTTTCATCAACTATATTATGTATAACTCCTCGCTGAAAATATCCTTGATTACGAATAATAGAACCAAAATCATCCGCATCCCAACTCATTACTCCATTATATAGCTTCTTTGAAATTTTTATCTGTTCTTCCTCAGTTGCTCCCTCCGCATCTAAATCGCTATTCTCTTTGCTATATTTCATTTTTTCGGATAATTTATCTATATATAACTCTAGACTTCTTAAATACATAAGGTTGTCCTTAAAATATTTAGCAACGGTTAAATCTGCCTTCCAATAATCGGTAATTGCACTTGGTATCATTTTGTCATACTTAATCTCACGAATAGACTCAACAAATTTTTTCTGGTTAAACGTAATAATCTTGCTTTCTGGAATTACCGTTTTTGCATATTCATCTGGAAGAGGAGCAAATCCTTTTGCTCCATATGCAATTGACTGTACCTGTTGAATTTCATCAAATACAGGCTTAGTTACTTCCCATTTATGAGGAGGTTCTTTCACTTTTATTAATATTTCACCAAGCAATGCACCAATATATCCGTCTCTATTTTCCGATGGAATATGACCTATATATTTAGAAAATTCCTCAGATATACCATCTATTGAAGTTTTAGCATCCTCAATCGTAAATTTGCCTAATATGTCCAAAAGCCGACCTTCATCATAAAAAGCATTGAAAATTCTGTTATACTGTTTTCTAAACGTTTTCTCATTTTCTTTTCGGACTGTTCCTATATCTTTTATACACCTTAATTTTACCTTACTGTCCTTATTGTTCCAACCATAGAATGGGGAGTCGTCTTGAATTGTAGCTGTGTGGTATTGAGAATATAATTTGAAAATTTTTTTACACGTTCATAGTCTTCATACCAATTTGCAAGTGTTTTCCATAAATCTATATCTCTGTCTGAAATAGTTTTATTGCCAAAGTGATGTTTTACCTCTCGTTGAAAGCGACCACCACCATCATTTATAACACATCACCATTTGTCTCAATTTGTAACATATCGCCCTCATTCAACTCAAAACAATCTTTTAATGCTACCAAATATTGATAAATATCACCAGACTTATTCAATGTTGCATCATTAATTGCTTTTGTCATGGTCAGCACCTCCCTCCAAATTTAAACATTTTCCTACATTTCTTTCATATATTGTATCACAAAATTTTTTATTTTGGAAAATACTTCCCTTTCAAATGGTTAGAATAAAAACCTCCAAATCCATCATAGACTTGGAGGTTTTCTTCTAACCATTTTATTATGCAAACAACTTTTCTCTGTTAACCTAAAAGAACTATGCAAGTGCAGGTTCTTTCCCTGCAATAATCGCTTTCACTTCTTCTACGTTTTTATCTGTAGCCATAGCAATCTGCTCTACAGTAAAACCATTGTTATGCATATTAAGAATAATTTTTTCTTCTTTTCTTGCTTCTCCAATCGCAATACCATCTTCTTTTATTCCCTGACTCAAGTTACACATAACACTCACATCCTTCCTGAAGTTCTCCTCAATAGGAATATCGTATTCATTTCCAATTATATTTAGTTTTTCATCTATTGTAAGTTCCTTGGATAACAATGCTCCCAGCAGACGGTGCAGTTCATATGTCTCATCATGTTCCGGCAGATTCTTTGCCAGTCCAAGCATTATAATATTCAACAAATCAAGATTTCCTTTCCATTCATAAGAACCGATCAAATCTTCTTTTGTGAGATGCACATGGCTCATGCTGTTCTCGTCCATGTTCATACATACCCAAATTGAATATACACGCTTAATGTCATCGTAGCTGGAGTTCTCAAAATCACGTTCTTTTTGTGATGAGATTAGTCTGCTCACATAAAAGATTGCCCGGTTTAAGATTTCGTATCCCTTCGGCTCATCTTTTTGAGTTTCCACATTTATGATAATCTGTGACAATCCGTCTTTCATACGCACATAAAAAACGATATCAAATCTTACCACACCTTCATTGATTTCTTCATTTTCTGTGTTGAAACCGACCAGTCTCTCACCATTTTTTTCACTGACTGCATTTGTAAGTCCAGGCTCCACCGGTACCGTACTGATATGTGGTGTTCCCTCGATGCAGTCGACCACATCTTTGGGATTCATGCCCTTAAACTCATCAACTGTTTTTACCAGTATATGTGCCAGTATGCTTTTCTGTCCTAACAGACGCTTTGCACTCGTGTCATACTGTGCATCCTTATCTGTTGCTTTCACTGCATTTTTCAATTCTGTATTCACTGGCCTTCCCCCTTTTTGTAACAGATATAGTCATCCTCAAAAAGACATCTGACCACACCTATATTATAACTTACCCCATTCTTTTATACAATCAATTATCAAGCTTTCTCGATAAAAGACATACCGTCTCAACGGTACTTTCGTTGTCCCAATCAAGTTCATATAGTTCCTGATCATTGAAAAATACAGGAAAGCGGAACTTGAGACTTCTTAAAATCCTGCCATCCTCTTGTTCTGCCTCATAGATATTAACTTCCTCAAGGAAGCTCTTCATAAATGTCTTTTTCTCCCTATCCGTAAATCTGTCGTACAGCTTATCAAAAAATAATAAGAACTGATACACATTATCACCGGATATTTTATCCTGCCTAATATTATATAGTCTGGTCTCCACTTCTTCAATCAGAGTTTCGATTTCTTCTATTTCATCATAAAACTTGTCCAGTCTGACTTGCATATCTTCATACTTCTTATCGTAATGCTTGTCCGATACGGATAAATTATCCATCTGACTTGCCAATTTGTTCTTAGCTCCGGTTACCTGCTTTAATCGCTCCTGCAAACCTGTATGCTCTCTGTCCAGCTCCTGCGTATCAATGCTTTGTCCGATGTGCTTCTGAATCTCTGTTTTAAACTTGGGATTGTTTACCAGCTTACGAATCACTTCTTCTACAGCTGCGTTGATTTTATCTTCGCTCCACTGCTTACGGTAAGTACATTTATGACCATTCACATAAGTTCTGTGTTTGCAGGCATAATAAAAATAATCCCTGTAATAACCACCATCTGGATGCTTCTTTCGATTCACATTTCCATACATACCGCTACCGCATATCGGACATTTAATAATACCGGATAAAATATGCTCGTGATCCAGACTGTGCGTTTTCACATTTCCCACACCGGTTTCCTGTCTCTTTTTATGTGCCTGATTCCACAACTCTTCTGACACTATGGCCTCATGAATACCATCATTTAACATATAATTGTTCTGCTTTACCACATGATACTCATTCCTTGTTCCGGGAATCTTCTCATTCTTTCTTCTGCCAAAAGCAAGTTTGCCGCAGTACACAGGGTTATCCAGTACACCTTTAACAAAGGATGTGGAAAAGCCTTCAATGGTATTGTTCTGGCGAAGCTTTTTCTTGTATCCGCTGTTGTTAAGGAATGTGGCAATAGCGGCAATACCCATGGTTGTGTTGGCATACTTATCGTAAATAATTCGTATTACCTCAGCTTCATCCTCTGCAATATGCAACTCACCATTAATAAGCTGATATCCATAAGGAGCAAATCCACCATTCCACTTACCTTCTCGTGCCTTCTGTCTGCGACCTTCCATGGTCTGCACCAATATATTTTCACGCTCTATTTCAGCCACTGCGGATAACACGGAAATCATCAGCTTACCCGCGTCTTTAGAACTGTCGATACCATCTTCCACACAGATAAGATTAACACCAAAATCCTGCATTCGCTGAAGAGATGATAAAACATCCGCTGCATTTCGTCCAAATCGGGATAGCTTGAATACGAGTACGAAATCAATGTTGTCTTTACCTGTTTCAATATCCTGAAGCATCTGTTGAAATTGTGGGCGACCCTCCACGCTTTTACCGGATTTACCTTCGTCAGAGTATTCCCCAGCGATAATCATATCTTGGTAATCAGCGTATTTTTGCAATTTGTCTTTTTGCGCATCTAAACTGTAGCCATCTACCTGCATGGAAGTGGATACACGGGTGTAGATGTAGCATTTTAGTTGTTTTTTCATGAGTACCTCCTTATGAATCCGATGTAACTCCAAGTGCAATTTCCAAAAGTTCTGCAGCCACTTGATGATTTTTGATACGCATTAAATTATCCCAGACATCCACCTTACCAAGCAGATTCATGCCACCATGCCATACCAGTTCTTCATCAATAACGGCGAATCGCTCCTCTACTTCCGCTTTTGTTACTACATTAATTCCTACCTGCTGCATCTCTCTAATTAATTCATAACATACATCCGCACTGCCATATACAACTCCCTCCGGATCTGTAGTAATGACTGTTACATTTACACCTTTTTCCTGACGATCTTTAACCAGTGATAACAGTCTGTCAATCTTATTCTGTCGTATGTCCGGACTGGAAATTACAATTGATTTCTCTGCTTCCACAATATCCTGCTCGAATTTTTCCGTGTAATTACCGGAATCATATATCGCATTAATTATCTGCTTAGTCTGTTCATCTCCCGTCCATATAGAAAATCCGGTTCTCTTGTATGTCTTCAATCTTTTACCATACATTTTATTAAAGAATCTCATATGAGCATCAATATAATCATATACATAAACAGCTTCTTTACCTTCATAGTCACGATTTAATCTTCCTACATACTGTTCCAGACGCCCCTCAAAAGATACCGGTGATGCAAGCATCAACACATCAAGTCTCGGAAAATCAAAGCCTTCTCCTATTTTCTGACCGGTTGCAACCAAAATGAGAGATTCATTTTTAGGAACCTGCTTCAATCTAACTCGTATATCCGCATTTTCTTTATCCGTATTATCTCCATACAGAAGGAATACATGAGCAGCTTCTTCTTTCAGAGTGTCATATAAAAGCTTTGCATGTTCCTTAAATCTCGTCAAAATGACCGGAGTCTGCTTCATCGCAATACATGCTATCACATCATTTACAATCATCTCATTACGCACTTTACTGGCACTAATCAGACTGTATGCTTTATTGATATCATCCTTGCTGTCAGCAGTATCCACAACTCTTGTATACCTCGGAACAAAATAATGTCCTATTCCCTGCTCCTGTGCTCTTTCCAAGGCTGTAAATCTGTGCCGGAGTGGTCCAAGCAGCATATAAATAATCTTATCCAAGCTGTCTCCGCGTTTTGGTGTGGCAGAAACTCCATAAACATATTTCGCATTAATTTTCTGCAATAACTCCATGGATGTATTAGAT
This genomic window from Roseburia sp. 831b contains:
- a CDS encoding recombinase family protein; translation: MKKQLKCYIYTRVSTSMQVDGYSLDAQKDKLQKYADYQDMIIAGEYSDEGKSGKSVEGRPQFQQMLQDIETGKDNIDFVLVFKLSRFGRNAADVLSSLQRMQDFGVNLICVEDGIDSSKDAGKLMISVLSAVAEIERENILVQTMEGRRQKAREGKWNGGFAPYGYQLINGELHIAEDEAEVIRIIYDKYANTTMGIAAIATFLNNSGYKKKLRQNNTIEGFSTSFVKGVLDNPVYCGKLAFGRRKNEKIPGTRNEYHVVKQNNYMLNDGIHEAIVSEELWNQAHKKRQETGVGNVKTHSLDHEHILSGIIKCPICGSGMYGNVNRKKHPDGGYYRDYFYYACKHRTYVNGHKCTYRKQWSEDKINAAVEEVIRKLVNNPKFKTEIQKHIGQSIDTQELDREHTGLQERLKQVTGAKNKLASQMDNLSVSDKHYDKKYEDMQVRLDKFYDEIEEIETLIEEVETRLYNIRQDKISGDNVYQFLLFFDKLYDRFTDREKKTFMKSFLEEVNIYEAEQEDGRILRSLKFRFPVFFNDQELYELDWDNESTVETVCLLSRKLDN
- a CDS encoding three component ABC system middle component; this encodes MSINNIKRLSLNPHFYSLLMQSFLSGYENPCEIKLPFMAIPILLYAESREKLVNANKRSRIDTLFQSPQTINENKISGRTRLSGYVERYNSLKPYCKEAIIILSSEQKITISNHKIVLIKNINYKDFQGTIKEWIKCAFYLGVVFSKTTEDHLSFFLGVDTK
- a CDS encoding PD-(D/E)XK nuclease family transposase; this encodes MNTELKNAVKATDKDAQYDTSAKRLLGQKSILAHILVKTVDEFKGMNPKDVVDCIEGTPHISTVPVEPGLTNAVSEKNGERLVGFNTENEEINEGVVRFDIVFYVRMKDGLSQIIINVETQKDEPKGYEILNRAIFYVSRLISSQKERDFENSSYDDIKRVYSIWVCMNMDENSMSHVHLTKEDLIGSYEWKGNLDLLNIIMLGLAKNLPEHDETYELHRLLGALLSKELTIDEKLNIIGNEYDIPIEENFRKDVSVMCNLSQGIKEDGIAIGEARKEEKIILNMHNNGFTVEQIAMATDKNVEEVKAIIAGKEPALA
- a CDS encoding ABC-three component system protein, with the protein product MDILGKFTIEDAKTSIDGISEEFSKYIGHIPSENRDGYIGALLGEILIKVKEPPHKWEVTKPVFDEIQQVQSIAYGAKGFAPLPDEYAKTVIPESKIITFNQKKFVESIREIKYDKMIPSAITDYWKADLTVAKYFKDNLMYLRSLELYIDKLSEKMKYSKENSDLDAEGATEEEQIKISKKLYNGVMSWDADDFGSIIRNQGYFQRGVIHNIVDETNFKWKVGEEKNEHK